One window of Papaver somniferum cultivar HN1 chromosome 9, ASM357369v1, whole genome shotgun sequence genomic DNA carries:
- the LOC113311385 gene encoding receptor kinase-like protein Xa21 — protein MGKRVGSVPYLPQLKELDLSGNYDLHPDLTRMFKHQWPKLKTLVISDTNLRSLELYGNSIKGYIHSSISSLKSLDSLDFSFNNFQGFIPKSICEMFSLRRLILSGNNVTGTIPNCLYKLKHLSVFDVKENFIEGSVCSKDSEFTTLFIDLSHNRLSGIIPSSIGNCSKLLSLNLGKNNLTGHIPNELEQVKSLRYLQLQDNFLDGTLVFNFFSIFADLEVLSLANNNFRGSIPTEFGSYNVLKIISLRSNKFQGTIPDEISYCQNLQILDLSKNNLTGIIPRQIGNSDMLSEQKDQKMGYIAKKGSFMGHIDS, from the exons ATGGGTAAAAGGGTTG GTTCTGTTCCTTATCTTCCTCAACTTAAAGAGCTTGATTTGAGTGGGAATTATGATCTTCATCCTGATCTAACTAGGATGTTCAAACATCAATGGCCTAAGCTTAAAACTCTTGTTATATCAGATACTAAT TTGCGGTCTTTAGAACTCTATGGAAACAGCATAAAAGGCTATATCCATTCATCAATCTCTAGTCTAAAATCCCTAGACTCTCTTGACTTTTCTTTTAACAATTTCCAAGGTTTCATACCAAAATCAATCTGCGAGATGTTTTCTCTTCGACGTCTTATTTTAAGTGGTAATAACGTAACAGGAACCATACCAAATTGCCTTTATAAgctcaaacaccttagtgtctttGATGTGAAGGAAAACTTTATTGAAGGCAGTGTTTGCTCAAAAGATTCCGAATTTACTACTTTATTTATTGATCTGTCCCATAACAGATTATCTGGAATTATACCTTCTAGTATAGGGAATTGCTCAAAACTTCTATCTCTGAACCTGGGCAAAAACAATCTCACCGGACATATTCCAAATGAGCTTGAACAAGTAAAATCATTAAGGTATCTTCAACTGCAAGACAACTTTCTTGATGGTACTCTTGTTTTCAACTTCTTCAGTATATTTGCAGACCTGGAAGTTCTGAGTTTAGCAAATAACAATTTCAGAGGGAGTATACCCACTGAGTTTGGTTCATACAATGTTCTTAAGATCATTTCTTTAAGGTCCAACAAATTCCAAGGAACAATCCCTGACGAGATTAGTTATTGTCAGAATCTCCAAATATTAGATTTATCGAAAAACAATCTTACAGGGATAATTCCGAGGCAAATAGGAAATTCAGATATGCTAAGTGAACAAAAAGatcagaaaatgggctatatagccaaaaaagGGAGTTTTATGGGCCATATAGACAGTTAG
- the LOC113311386 gene encoding putative F-box protein At1g71320 produces MENLHSDDILENILLQLPIEPALHAKRVCSTWRVILRCKTDKQGFLFKSCHADCGSRAKGKSNPVRTELFYADVYDQANIKYYYPRNIPTGLVGSCNGLVCSGTIPSLICNPLTGESMVLPINYSEFPRDISNTGRNYSGRLSSGFGYCPSTNEYKVVTIYHNPSAEGHKAHVQGYTVGGEWRYIGFIDRYKRCRFVCFSGIYANGVLYWLYVSDPVLVRLQECEIVAFNLEGETFDYIPLPGLLNYKDFEIPTFICPLKLLGGNNHLYLVHTNCKVSGSTDICVYKKNNISTGGPKLNNQSESSLDWIKELSIQREEKSGIIRLGITTRNDILLWYKRYSPFGYRLCCYDPKTSTLNELWDDDKAYSIDAVPHRHSIASLKDLGETNVTSLKDL; encoded by the coding sequence ATGGAGAATCTTCATAGTGATGATATCTTAGAAAACATACTTCTTCAATTACCAATTGAGCCAGCTTTACATGCCAAacgtgtatgctcaacttggagagtAATCCTCCGTTGTAAAACTGATAAGCAGGGTTTCCTTTTCAAATCCTGTCATGCAGATTGTGGGAGCCGAGCAAAAGGTAAAAGCAATCCGGTTAGGACAGAACTTTTCTACGCAGATGTGTATGATCAAGCAAATATCAAATACTACTACCCTCGCAACATACCTACCGGCTTGGTTGGGTCTTGTAATGGTTTGGTTTGTTCCGGCACAATTCCTTCCCTAATCTGCAACCCGTTAACCGGAGAATCTATGGTTCTTCCGATTAATTACTCCGAATTCCCCCGGGATATATCAAATACAGGGCGTAATTACTCTGGTCGTTTATCAAGTGGGTTTGGCTATTGTCCCTCAACTAATGAATATAAGGTTGTGACAATATATCACAATCCTTCTGCGGAGGGACATAAGGCACATGTTCAAGGATATACTGTTGGCGGTGAGTGGAGATACATTGGATTTATCGATCGTTATAAAAGATgtagatttgtttgtttttcaggCATCTATGCAAATGGAGTACTGTACTGGTTATACGTAAGTGATCCTGTTTTGGTTCGATTACAAGAATGTGAGATTGTGGCCTTTAATTTGGAAGGTGAGACGTTCGATTACATTCCATTGCCAGGTTTATTAAATTATAAAGATTTTGAAATTCCAACTTTTATTTGTCCACTCAAGTTGCTTGGAGGGAATAATCATTTGTACTTGGTTCATACAAACTGTAAAGTTTCCGGCAGTACTGACATATGTGTatacaagaaaaataatattagcACCGGCGGCCCGAAACTAAACAACCAGAGCGAAAGTTCGTTAGACTGGATTAAGGAGTTGAGCATACAGCGGGAAGAGAAATCAGGAATAATACGATTGGGAATCACAaccaggaatgacattttattgtggTACAAACGCTATTCACCTTTTGGCTATAGACTCTGTTGCTATGACCCTAAAACTTCAACCTTAAACGAACTTTGGGATGATGATAAGGCTTATTCCATTGACGCAGTTCCTCACAGGCATAGCATTGCttctttgaaagatttgggagaaacTAATGTTACTTCTTTGAAAGATTTGTAG